The following coding sequences are from one Triticum aestivum cultivar Chinese Spring chromosome 5A, IWGSC CS RefSeq v2.1, whole genome shotgun sequence window:
- the LOC123101932 gene encoding uncharacterized protein YtfP: MPPQWPWLQPAAAAAARRATPFVLRGRRCSSSVSTSFCASAPSGHAREQEDEQSLVVVGGGAAGVYASIRAKTLAPHLNVVVIEKGKFLSKVKISGGGRCNVTNGHQLDPSGLARNYPRGYKELRGSFFRTHGPQDTMHWFSDHGVELKTEDDGRVFPVTDNSASVVDCLLNEARRLGVSLQAGKSVSGASVNDNGKFLVEVQKRTVDFVDYIDANYVLVATGSSQQGYSFAAQHGHSIIPPVPSLFTFKIADKRLADLSGVSFTRVTAKLMLDGIQKSAPELTQTGPMLVTHWGLSGPVVLRFSAWGARELYQDKYQAKLVVDFIPDIHIEDVKRILFQHKDQHAKNKVNNAFPKEFGLVKRFWGFLLEQESLDGDMHWATVPKSHLNAIALRLKQWMFEVVGKGQFKDEFVTAGGVPLSEISLSTMESKKQPNLFFAGEVLNVDGVTGGFNFQNAWTGGYIAGTSIGTLASNSILKEEQACLQLQGS, from the exons ATGCCGCCGCAGTGGCCGTGGctccagcccgccgccgccgccgccgctcgccgcgccACCCCCTTCGTCTTGCGCGGGAGGCGCTGCTCCTCCTCGGTCTCCACCTCCTTCTGCGCCTCGGCGCCCTCCGGCCACGCCCGCGAGCAG GAGGATGAGCAGTCGCTGGTTGTGGTGGGCGGCGGCGCCGCCGGGGTGTACGCGTCGATAAGGGCCAAGACCCTGGCTCCCCACCTCAACGTGGTGGTCATAGAGAAAGGGAAGTTCTTGTCCAAG GTCAAGATCTCCGGCGGAGGGCGGTGCAATGTCACCAACGGGCACCAGCTCGACCCATCG GGACTTGCGAGAAATTATCCTAGGGGGTACAAAGAACTCCGGGGATCCTTCTTTCGCACCCATGGGCCACAGGATACCATGCACTGGTTTTCGGATCATGGTGTGGAGCTTAAG ACCGAAGACGATGGAAGAGTCTTTCCTGTCACCGACAACTCTGCTTCGGTAGTAGACTGCCTGCTGAATGAAGCGAGAAGACTTGGAG tttccctgCAGGCTGGTAAATCCGTGTCGGGTGCATCTGTCAATGACAATGGGAAATTTCTTGTGGAAGTTCAGAAGCGTACTGTTGATTTTGTTGATTACATCGATGCCAATTATGTCTTGGTTGCGACAGGCAGTAGCCAGCAG GGTTACTCGTTTGCTGCACAACACGGTCACTCTATTATTCCGCCTGTGCCCAGCTTATTCACATTTAAAATTGCAGACAAGCGACTGGCTGATCTCTCTGGG GTTTCGTTCACAAGGGTCACGGCAAAGCTGATGCTAGATGGCATTCAGAAAAGCGCTCCTGAGTTAACTCAG ACTGGACCTATGTTGGTTACACATTGGGGGCTTAGTGGCCCTGTTGTTCTTCGATTTTCTGCATGGGGAGCACGTGAACTATATCAGGACAAGTACCAAG CAAAGCTTGTGGTTGACTTCATACCGGACATTCACATCGAGGACGTGAAGCGGATCCTATTCCAGCACAAAGACCAACATGCG AAGAACAAAGTAAATAACGCCTTTCCCAAGGAGTTTGGTCTGGTGAAGAGGTTTTGGGGATTCCTTCTAGAACAAGAG AGTTTAGATGGTGACATGCACTGGGCCACCGTGCCAAAAAGTCATCTAAATGCGATAGCCCTTCGCTTAAAACAGTGGATGTTTGAGGTTGTTGGGAAG GGTCAATTCAAAGATGAATTTGTGACAGCTGGAGGTGTTCCACTTTCAGAG ATATCGCTTAGCACCATGGAAAGCAAGAAGCAGCCCAATCTGTTCTTTGCAGGAGAG GTACTTAACGTCGACGGGGTCACGGGCGGATTCAATTTTCAG AATGCATGGACTGGTGGGTATATAGCTGGGACAAGCATTGGCACATTGGCATCAAACAGCATTCTCAAAGAAGAGCAAGCCTGTTTGCAActacaaggatcttaa